From Catharus ustulatus isolate bCatUst1 chromosome 6, bCatUst1.pri.v2, whole genome shotgun sequence, a single genomic window includes:
- the ZFYVE1 gene encoding zinc finger FYVE domain-containing protein 1, translating to MSAHTQTAEKGQNTTLLCQESYVCSGTDEAIFECDECRSLQCQRCEEELHQPERLRNHERTRIRPGHVPYCDSCKGANGNIMHASMTGSRQIAAVRCQVCKINLCVECQKRTHAGGNRRKHPVTVYHAGKAQEQEEEEGMDEETKRRKMTEKVVSFLLVDETEEIQVRNEEDFIKKLDCSPDQHLKVVSIFGNTGDGKSHTLNHTFFYGREVFKTSPAQESCTVGVWAAYDPVRKVVVIDTEGLLGATVNLSQRTRLLLKVLAISDLVIYRTRADRLHNDLFKFLGDASEAYLKHFTKELKATTARCGLDVPLSTLGPGVIIFHETVYTKLLGSDHPSEVPEKLIQDRFRKLSCFPEAFSSIHYKGTRTYNPPTDFSGLRRAVEQQLENNTTRSPRQPGVIYKALKALSDRFSGEIPDDQMAHSSFFPDEYFTCSSVCLSCGCGCKKSMNHAKEGVPHESKSRCRYSHQYDNRVYTCKACYERGMEVSVVPKTSASTDSPWLGLAKYAWSGYVIECPNCGVVYRSRQYWFGNQDPVNTVVRTEIEHVWPGTDGFLKDNNNAAQRLLDGMNFMAQSVSELSLGPTKAVTSWLTDQIAPAYWRPNSQILSCKKCNTPFKDNDTKHHCRACGEGFCDGCSSKTRPVPERGWGPAPVRVCDNCYDNRGIQLDVAELPSDEEGGTLIARKVGEAVQNTLGAVVTAMDIPLGLVKDAARPAYWVPDHEILHCHNCRKEFSIKLSKHHCRACGQGFCDECSHDRRAVPSRGWDHPVRVCFNCNKKPGDL from the exons ATGAGTGCCCACACGCAAACTGCAGAGAAAGGACAGAACACGACACTCCTGTGCCAGGAAAGCTATGTTTGCAGTGGGACAGATGAAGCAATCTTTGAGTGTGATGAGTGCAggagcctgcagtgccagcGTTGTGAAGAAGAGCTGCATCAGCCAGAAAGGTTGCGGAACCATGAGCGGACCCGTATAAGACCCGGTCATGTCCCGTACTGTGACTCCTGCAAAGGTGCCAATGGGAACATAATGCATGCCAGTATGACGGGATCAAGGCAGATAGCAGCAGTGAGGTGTCAGGTGTGCAAAATCAACCTCTGTGTGGAGTGTCAGAAGAGAACACATGCTGGGGGGAACAGAAGGAAGCACCCTGTCACCGTGTACCATGCTGGCAAAGCCCAAGaacaggaagaggaggagggaatggACGAAGAGACCAAGAGAAGGAAGATGACAGAGAAAGTTGTGAGTTTCCTCTTGGTGGATGAAACTGAGGAGATTCAG gTAAGGAATGAAGAAGACTTTATTAAGAAACTGGACTGCAGTCCTGACCAGCACCTAAAGGTAGTGTCCATCTTTGGGAACACAGGGGATGGCAAGTCTCACACCCTTAACCACACTTTCTTCTATGGCCGGGAAGTCTTCAAGACATCTCCTGCCCAGGAGTCTTGCACAGTTGGAGTTTGGGCGGCCTATGACCCTGTCCGCAAAGTGGTGGTCATTGATACAGAGGGCCTCCTGGGGGCCACTGTGAACCTGAGCCAGAGAACACGGCTGCTGCTGAAGGTCCTGGCCATCTCTGACCTGGTCATCTACCGTACTCGTGCTGACAGGCTCCACAACGACCTCTTCAAATTCCTTGGTGATGCCTCGGAGGCTTATTTAAAACACTTCACCAAGGAGCTAAAAGCCACCACAGCCCGCTGTGGCCTAGATGTTCCTCTCTCAACTTTGGGTCCAGGTGTCATCATCTTTCATGAGACTGTGTACACCAAGCTACTGGGCTCTG ATCATCCTTCTGAGGTTCCTGAGAAGCTCATTCAGGATCGGTTTCGGAAACTAAGCTGTTTTCCTGAGGCTTTCAGCTCAATTCACTACAAGGGAACAAGGACATACAATCCTCCAACAGATTTTTCTGGGCTTAGGCgagctgtggagcagcagctggagaacaATACTACTCGGTCACCTAGACAGCCCGGGGTTATCTACAAAGCACTAAAA GCTCTAAGTGACCGGTTCAGTGGGGAGATCCCTGATGACCAGATGGCTCACAGCTCTTTCTTTCCAGATGAATATTTCACATGCTCCTCTGTGTGCCTCAGCTGTGG gtgtggctgtAAGAAGAGCATGAACCATGCAAAGGAAGGAGTCCCTCATGAATCCAAAAGTCGATGTAGATATTCTCACCAGTATGATAACAGAGTCTACACTTGCAAG GCCTGTTATGAACGAGGAATGGAGGTCAGCGTGGTGCCAAAAACCTCTGCTTCCACAGATTCCCCTTGGCTGGGCCTTGCCAAGTATGCCTGGTCAGG GTATGTGATCGAGTGCCCCAACTGCGGGGTGGTGTATCGCAGCCGGCAGTACTGGTTTGGCAACCAGGACCCTGTGAACACTGTAGTGAGGACAGAAATCGAGCATGTCTGGCCAGGG ACTGATGGATTTCTGAAAGACAACAACAATGCAGCCCAGCGTTTGTTGGATGGCATGAATTTCATGGCTCAATCAGTATCTGAACTTAGCCTGGGACCCACAAAAGCTGTGACCTCCTGGTTGACAGACCAGATTGCCCCAGCTTACTGGAGACCTAACTCTCAGATTCTG AGTTGTAAGAAGTGCAACACGCCTTTCAAAGATAATGACACAAAGCATCACTGCCGGGCCTGTGGGGAGGGCTTCTGTGATGGCTGTTCTTCCAAGACCCGTCCAGTGCCTGAGCGAGGCTGGGGACCAGCACCAGTGCGCGTGTGTGACAACTGCTATGACAACAGGGGCATCCAGTTAG ATGTGGCTGAACTGCCTTCAGATGAGGAAGGGGGGACACTTATTGCCAGGAAGGTGGGGGAAGCTGTGCAAAACACACTTGGAGCAGTGGTGACAGCCATGGACATTCCCTTAG GTCTAGTAAAAGACGCTGCCCGACCTGCGTACTGGGTACCAGATCATGaaatcctgcactgccacaaTTGCCGGAAAGAATTCAGTATCAAACTCTCCAAACACCACTGTCGGGCCTGTGGCCAGGGATTCTGTGACGAGTGCTCACACGACCGCAGAGCGGTTCCCTCTCGTGGATGGGATCACCCAGTCCGAGTTTGCTTTAACTGCAATAAAAAGCCTGGTGACCTTTaa